From a region of the Paenibacillus lutimineralis genome:
- a CDS encoding SepM family pheromone-processing serine protease — translation MRSNKSVVIKVTLYLITLVVLVYVMVYMPTPYMINQPGLAEEIKPMVSIPAADPEEKGTFMLTTVSVSYANLAMLATAQFNRNAEIVRKEPDRNEEEYETQQKYYMSSSQSSAIMAAYHLANIDYDIVPEYVFIVGLYKAVAPKGDFHPGDIIRKVDGQSIGKFEDLSALMAEKKPGDQVSIQLERKNNTLDEQVELIDISENKDGSKAGLGVSIGEVRKVDPAVEDQEVKFVDTRIGGPSAGLMFTLEIYNQLTPGDLSKGYRIAGTGTIAEDGTIGEIGGVQFKIVAAEKQHADIFFVPMNNYEVAKAKADQIGSKMKLVKVQTAQEALEYLRQLDPKA, via the coding sequence ATGCGATCCAATAAATCGGTAGTCATCAAAGTAACTCTATACTTAATAACCCTGGTCGTTCTCGTATATGTAATGGTATATATGCCGACGCCTTATATGATTAACCAGCCTGGACTAGCGGAGGAGATCAAGCCGATGGTAAGTATTCCTGCCGCTGATCCGGAAGAAAAAGGCACGTTCATGCTTACGACCGTGTCTGTCAGTTATGCGAATCTAGCGATGCTGGCGACCGCGCAATTTAATCGCAATGCCGAGATAGTGCGCAAGGAGCCGGATCGTAATGAAGAGGAATATGAGACGCAGCAGAAGTACTATATGAGCAGTTCGCAATCAAGTGCTATTATGGCGGCTTATCATTTAGCAAATATCGATTATGATATCGTTCCAGAATATGTGTTCATAGTCGGTCTGTACAAGGCAGTTGCTCCTAAGGGCGATTTCCATCCCGGGGATATTATCCGTAAAGTTGACGGCCAGTCGATTGGCAAATTCGAGGATTTATCGGCTTTAATGGCCGAGAAGAAACCTGGGGATCAGGTAAGCATCCAGTTGGAACGTAAGAATAATACTTTGGATGAACAGGTAGAGCTAATTGATATATCCGAGAACAAGGATGGAAGCAAAGCGGGTCTTGGCGTATCCATCGGTGAAGTTCGCAAGGTTGACCCTGCTGTTGAGGATCAGGAGGTCAAATTCGTCGATACCCGCATTGGTGGGCCTTCTGCAGGCTTAATGTTCACCCTAGAGATATATAACCAGCTTACGCCTGGAGACTTATCCAAAGGCTATCGGATTGCCGGTACGGGGACGATTGCCGAGGACGGCACTATTGGGGAAATCGGGGGAGTTCAGTTCAAGATCGTTGCCGCCGAGAAGCAGCATGCCGACATCTTCTTCGTGCCGATGAACAATTATGAAGTTGCCAAAGCGAAGGCCGATCAGATCGGCAGTAAGATGAAGCTGGTCAAAGTGCAGACAGCGCAAGAAGCACTGGAGTACTTGCGACAGCTTGATCCTAAGGCTTGA